The Leishmania mexicana MHOM/GT/2001/U1103 complete genome, chromosome 27 sequence GCTTGCACGAACCGCCGAATAAAAAAAATGGCGGTCCCTCATGGAATGCTGATTTCTCGCAACGACATCACCCCGGACAGTCTGGTGGACTTGCCGGGGGATCGTAAGATTGTGGAGCAGATCTCCAACACGATGGCCAACTCCTCCCTGTTtaagatggagaaggaggacCACACGCTGGCGAACCTGCTGCGCATGAAGCTGCACGAGTCGCCGTTTGTGCAGATTGCGGGCTACCGAGTACCGCATCCAACAAAGCACAACgtggagctgcgcgtgcagacGGCGTCGAACGGGACGGACGCACCAGTCCCTGCCCCGAAAAAGGCGCTGCAAGACGCGATCGACGGCTGCTTGAAGGATTTAGAGGTGTttgaggagcagctgcggcgcgagGCACAGCTGAAGGGTCTCGAGGCGTCCCCATCATGAGCGGATGGGGGGTAAAAGAGTAAGCGTGTGCCCTGGAGACAGGATCGCTTCGAGGAGTGGATGCACAC is a genomic window containing:
- a CDS encoding DNA-directed RNA polymerase II-like protein; this translates as MAVPHGMLISRNDITPDSLVDLPGDRKIVEQISNTMANSSLFKMEKEDHTLANLLRMKLHESPFVQIAGYRVPHPTKHNVELRVQTASNGTDAPVPAPKKALQDAIDGCLKDLEVFEEQLRREAQLKGLEASPS